The following are encoded together in the Bacillus sp. V2I10 genome:
- a CDS encoding type 1 glutamine amidotransferase family protein — translation MQTKKVYLYVFNTMSDWEYGYLIAELNTGRYFKKDIVPLKVVTVGANKEMITTMGGLSIKPDISLDECTLESKDLLVLPGGTTWGEVIHQPIMKKIGEALKLGTIVAAICGATEALANMGYLDSRKHTSNDLEYIKMVCPNYKGEKYYEMRPAVSGENLVTASGVAPLEFTMEVFKKLDVFAPDTLHSWYNLNKTHKPEYFFQLMNSINR, via the coding sequence ATGCAAACAAAAAAAGTTTATCTATATGTATTTAACACAATGTCAGACTGGGAATATGGATATTTAATTGCCGAACTAAACACAGGAAGATATTTCAAAAAAGATATAGTACCTTTAAAAGTAGTTACAGTAGGAGCTAATAAAGAAATGATTACTACGATGGGGGGACTGAGCATAAAACCAGATATTTCCCTTGATGAGTGTACTCTTGAGAGTAAAGATCTTTTAGTTTTGCCTGGAGGGACTACTTGGGGAGAAGTTATTCATCAACCAATCATGAAAAAAATTGGCGAAGCCTTAAAGCTCGGCACTATTGTTGCTGCAATTTGTGGTGCAACTGAGGCTCTTGCGAATATGGGATACTTAGACTCTAGAAAACACACAAGCAATGACTTAGAGTATATTAAAATGGTCTGCCCTAATTATAAAGGAGAAAAATATTATGAGATGAGACCTGCGGTATCTGGTGAGAATTTGGTTACTGCATCAGGGGTTGCGCCTCTGGAATTTACGATGGAAGTATTTAAAAAATTAGATGTATTTGCACCAGATACATTACATTCATGGTATAACCTAAATAAGACTCATAAACCTGAATACTTCTTCCAGTTAATGAATTCAATAAATAGATGA
- a CDS encoding nucleotidyltransferase domain-containing protein, protein MREQILEVLKEIEETYQVKILYACESGSRAWGFPSKDSDYDVRFIYIHKAEHYLSIDPIGVGSNRDFIERPINDLLDVSGWDLTKALKLFRKSNPPLMEWMKSPIVYYQAYSAIDKIADLQSEVFTPHSAIYHYLNMASKNYRDYLQGDTVKIKKYFYVLRPLLAARWIELKGEFPPIEFQILLEEMLPDGLLKNEILTLLERKMMGDELDREPKIEVINGFLDSEIIRLKEYAKQLNLKKEDPTSKLNAIFRGTLKEVW, encoded by the coding sequence ATGAGGGAACAAATTCTGGAAGTCCTTAAAGAAATTGAAGAAACATATCAAGTGAAAATTCTTTATGCATGTGAATCCGGCAGCAGAGCCTGGGGGTTTCCTTCAAAAGACAGTGACTATGACGTAAGGTTTATCTATATACATAAAGCAGAGCACTACCTGAGCATTGATCCAATTGGAGTCGGCTCCAATCGTGATTTCATAGAACGTCCAATAAATGACCTCCTGGATGTTTCAGGCTGGGACCTGACTAAGGCACTTAAGCTTTTCCGAAAATCAAATCCGCCTTTAATGGAGTGGATGAAATCACCGATTGTTTATTATCAAGCTTATTCAGCAATTGATAAAATCGCTGATTTGCAATCAGAGGTATTCACCCCGCATTCAGCTATTTATCACTACTTGAACATGGCGAGCAAGAACTACCGGGATTACCTGCAAGGGGATACCGTGAAAATTAAAAAATATTTCTATGTGCTCCGGCCTTTACTTGCAGCACGATGGATTGAGTTAAAAGGAGAGTTTCCACCAATAGAATTTCAAATCCTATTAGAAGAAATGCTGCCGGATGGATTATTGAAGAATGAAATATTAACTTTGCTTGAACGGAAGATGATGGGAGATGAATTAGATAGAGAACCTAAAATTGAAGTTATTAACGGGTTTTTAGATTCTGAAATCATTAGACTCAAAGAGTACGCAAAACAGTTGAACTTAAAGAAGGAAGATCCTACTTCTAAATTAAACGCAATTTTCAGGGGAACGCTTAAAGAGGTTTGGTGA